In Allomuricauda ruestringensis DSM 13258, the following proteins share a genomic window:
- a CDS encoding NUDIX hydrolase, with product MYEVFVNEAPLILTNERPQDSNGNLFSLDGDSIVEAIRLLSKKKLKKAYLYHPDDKKILKLFMHKIPVVVAGGGFVINKKGKVLFIYRNGKWDLPKGKVDKGESIENAAIREVEEETGVKNLVIERFLHTTFHIFKRNGEYRLKQTHWFIMSTDYTGKLVAEKAEGIKKVKWKGPKKTKKALKNSYHNIKVLFDDWPFN from the coding sequence ATGTATGAAGTTTTTGTTAATGAGGCCCCACTGATTTTAACAAACGAGCGCCCTCAGGATTCCAATGGTAATTTGTTCTCTTTGGATGGTGATTCTATTGTTGAGGCAATTCGGTTATTGTCCAAAAAGAAGTTGAAAAAAGCGTATCTCTACCATCCTGATGATAAAAAAATCCTAAAGCTTTTTATGCACAAGATTCCAGTAGTGGTTGCCGGCGGTGGATTTGTAATTAATAAAAAGGGCAAGGTTCTTTTTATTTACAGAAACGGAAAGTGGGATTTGCCAAAGGGAAAAGTGGACAAGGGAGAATCCATAGAAAATGCTGCGATCAGGGAAGTTGAGGAGGAAACCGGTGTAAAAAATCTTGTGATTGAAAGATTTCTTCACACAACGTTCCACATATTTAAAAGAAACGGGGAATACCGATTGAAGCAGACGCATTGGTTTATTATGTCGACCGATTACACCGGAAAATTGGTGGCCGAAAAAGCCGAAGGCATCAAAAAGGTAAAGTGGAAAGGCCCCAAAAAAACCAAAAAGGCATTAAAGAACTCTTACCATAACATTAAGGTGTTGTTTGATGATTGGCCTTTTAATTAG
- a CDS encoding M14 family metallopeptidase yields the protein MKYIIFLTALFLLISCESETQDEKPSYPTHYESSDGKETATYKQTIDYYIALAREFPEINIHTIGKTDSGYPLHTVTFNPDGDFNYENIRKEKTIILINNGIHPGESDGIDATMMLYRDLATGKLPTPKNTVLVTIPIYNVGGSLNRNSTTRANQNGPFEYGFRGNARNYDLNRDFIKMDTQNAKTFAQIFHRVKPDVFIDNHVSNGADYQYTLTHLFTQHNKLGGEMGKYLHNTLMPALENSLAEKEWDITPYVNVFNVPPEMGFTQFMDHPRYSTGYTTLWSTLGLMVETHMLKPYKQRVEGTYALMQSLIDVVEVEHEDIKSLRKETLEKNLDLAEYYFNWQVDTTKTSALNFKGFEAEQITSEVTGLPRLKYNRDKPFTKETVYQDYFYPVDTVKVPEAYIVKKSWKKVIERLDANKIQYSSIAKDTTLSVEVYKIVDYNTRNEPYEGHYLHSDTQVEKIIKKVHFREGDLLVPTRQPGIRFLLETLEPQGADSFFNWNFFDTVLQRKEGFSPYVFEDVALEMLQKDSLLLRGFEMKKENDLNFANNWYAQLNWIFERSVHFEEAYLTYPIFRIAKNSEAAGLLTN from the coding sequence TTGAAGTATATAATTTTCTTAACGGCTCTTTTTCTTTTGATCTCCTGCGAATCTGAAACGCAGGATGAAAAGCCCTCGTATCCGACCCATTATGAATCATCGGACGGAAAGGAAACGGCCACTTATAAACAAACCATTGACTATTACATTGCCCTTGCCCGTGAATTTCCCGAGATAAACATTCATACCATTGGGAAAACGGATAGCGGTTACCCGCTGCACACGGTAACATTTAACCCAGATGGGGATTTTAATTATGAAAATATTCGCAAGGAAAAAACCATTATCCTAATAAACAATGGAATACACCCGGGCGAAAGTGATGGTATAGATGCCACCATGATGCTTTACAGGGACTTGGCCACCGGTAAACTGCCCACACCCAAAAATACGGTATTGGTCACCATTCCCATCTATAACGTGGGTGGCTCACTTAATCGCAACTCCACCACCAGGGCCAATCAAAATGGACCTTTTGAATATGGGTTTCGGGGAAATGCCCGCAATTACGACCTTAATCGGGATTTCATCAAAATGGATACCCAAAACGCCAAGACCTTTGCGCAGATATTCCATAGGGTAAAACCCGATGTTTTTATAGATAACCATGTAAGCAATGGAGCAGATTACCAATACACCTTGACCCACCTTTTTACCCAACACAATAAATTGGGCGGTGAAATGGGCAAATACCTGCACAATACTTTAATGCCAGCTCTTGAAAATTCTTTAGCGGAAAAGGAATGGGACATTACCCCTTATGTAAATGTATTCAATGTCCCTCCCGAAATGGGATTTACCCAATTTATGGATCACCCCCGATACTCTACAGGATATACAACACTATGGAGCACCTTGGGTTTAATGGTAGAAACACACATGTTAAAACCCTACAAACAACGTGTTGAAGGTACTTATGCCCTAATGCAGAGTCTTATTGATGTAGTAGAAGTTGAGCACGAGGACATAAAATCCCTCCGAAAAGAAACTTTGGAAAAAAACCTGGACCTTGCCGAATATTATTTTAACTGGCAAGTGGACACCACAAAAACCAGTGCCCTAAATTTTAAAGGGTTTGAAGCTGAACAGATCACTAGCGAAGTAACCGGACTTCCAAGATTAAAGTACAACCGAGATAAGCCGTTCACCAAAGAGACGGTATACCAAGATTACTTTTATCCAGTGGACACAGTTAAGGTTCCAGAAGCCTATATCGTAAAAAAGAGTTGGAAAAAGGTCATAGAGCGGTTGGATGCCAACAAAATTCAATATTCATCCATAGCAAAAGATACCACCCTTTCCGTAGAAGTTTACAAAATAGTGGATTACAATACCAGAAATGAACCTTATGAAGGTCATTACCTGCACTCCGACACCCAAGTGGAAAAAATCATTAAAAAAGTTCATTTTAGGGAAGGTGATCTGTTGGTGCCCACCCGTCAACCAGGAATCAGATTTCTTTTGGAGACATTGGAACCGCAGGGAGCCGACTCATTCTTTAACTGGAACTTTTTTGATACCGTACTGCAACGCAAAGAAGGGTTCTCCCCTTACGTTTTTGAAGATGTAGCTTTGGAAATGCTGCAAAAAGACTCTTTGTTACTTCGGGGGTTTGAAATGAAAAAAGAAAACGACCTTAATTTTGCCAACAATTGGTACGCACAATTGAATTGGATTTTTGAACGTTCTGTACATTTTGAAGAAGCCTACCTCACCTACCCTATTTTCAGAATAGCAAAAAACAGTGAAGCCGCAGGTTTGTTAACTAATTAA
- a CDS encoding response regulator, whose protein sequence is MKKVSCIFIVDDDPITVFGIKKMLRSVTHCDDVQIFQNGHEAYEAIKERQEKGENIPDVIFLDINMPIMDGWGFLDEFIALDVDGHVVINMITSSIDPADYKKWNSFKDKCPHVLNFKNKPIFKIEPTDLVCINVAS, encoded by the coding sequence ATGAAGAAAGTTAGTTGTATTTTTATTGTGGACGATGATCCCATTACCGTATTTGGCATTAAAAAAATGTTACGATCGGTTACTCATTGTGATGATGTTCAAATATTTCAAAACGGGCACGAAGCTTATGAAGCCATAAAGGAAAGACAAGAGAAAGGAGAAAACATTCCAGATGTCATTTTTCTCGACATCAATATGCCCATTATGGACGGTTGGGGGTTTCTTGATGAATTTATCGCTTTGGATGTTGATGGGCATGTCGTAATCAATATGATTACATCTTCCATTGATCCTGCAGACTACAAAAAATGGAATAGTTTCAAAGACAAGTGTCCACATGTCCTCAATTTTAAGAACAAACCTATTTTTAAAATTGAGCCAACCGACCTTGTTTGTATCAACGTAGCTTCTTAA